A section of the Zingiber officinale cultivar Zhangliang unplaced genomic scaffold, Zo_v1.1 ctg106, whole genome shotgun sequence genome encodes:
- the LOC122035785 gene encoding dynamin-2A-like produces the protein MVLQDLVDTHPLRKRNEAKKMVVALVDMERSFVPPRHFIQLVQRRMERQRREDELKYRSSKKANEAEQSILNKASSPQPGTQQTGGSLKSMKDKTNQSDKDAKESSSLQIAGPSGEITAGWLLKKSGKANGWSRRWFVLNEKSGKLGYTKKQEEKHFRGVITLEECNIEEASEEESLKSSKESKKSNGSDKLSSLDFKLTNKVAYKTVLKAESALILRAESMVDKVEWVNKIMNICQSSKETHSKGSSGLEASPSIRLSHSDGSLDTMARKPADPEEELRWMSQEVRGYVEAVLNSLAANVPKAVVLCQVEKAKEDMLNQLYNSISAQSIARIEELLLEDQNVKRRREKFQKQQALLSKITRQLSAHDNRPTAASWSNGDTEIESSPRRNAASGDDWRSAFDAGTKGPVSDSFKGSPRSKSADSRGSSRYSDPAQNGETSLNSDSRRTPNRLPPQPPH, from the exons ATGGTACTCCAGGACTTGGTAGATACCCACCCTTTAAGAAAGAG GAATGAGGCAAAGAAGATGGTTGTTGCACTAGTTGATATGGAACGGTCTTTTGTTCCTCCTCGACACTTTATTCAACTTGTGCAACGCAG AATGGAGAGGCAACGACGTGAGGATGAGCTGAAGTACCGGTCATCAAAGAAAGCAAATGAAGCAGAGCAATCAATACTAAACAAA GCATCAAGCCCTCAGCCTGGGACTCAACAGACAGGTGGTAGCTTGAAATCAATGAAAGACAAAACAAATCAATCAGATAAAGATGCAAAAGAGAGCTCATCCTTGCAGATTGCTGGACCATCAGGAGAAATAACAGCAG GGTGGTTGCTGAAAAAAAGTGGAAAAGCAAATGGCTGGAGCAGGCGATGGTTTGTCCTCAATGAGAAAAGTGGAAAA CTTGGATACACtaaaaaacaagaagaaaaacaTTTTCGAGGTGTTATCACTTTAGAG GAGTGCAACATTGAAGAAGCTTCAGAAGAGGAATCTCTTAAGAGTTCCAAAGAGTCAAAGAAGTCAAATGGATCAGATAAACTTTCAAGTCTAGATTTTAAGTTAACCAACAAAGTTGCTTACAAGACAGTGCTTAAAG CGGAAAGTGCATTAATTTTGAGAGCTGAGAGCATGGTTGACAAAGTTGAATGGGTGAATAAGATAATGAATATTTGCCAATCTTCCAAGGAAACACATTCTAAAGGCTCATCTGGTCTTGAAGCTAGTCCCTCGATTAGACTGAGTCATTCAGATGGTTCACTA GACACTATGGCTAGAAAGCCAGCTGATCCAGAAGAAGAACTTAGATGGATGTCACAAGAAGTCCGTGGTTATGTCGAAGCTGTTCTGAATAGTCTTGCTGCAAATGTTCCAAAG GCTGTTGTGCTTTGCCAAGTGGAGAAAGCTAAGGAAGACATGCTCAACCAGCTATATAATTCTATAAG TGCTCAAAGCATAGCAAGGATTGAAGAACTACTCCTAGAGGACCAAAATGTGAAGCGCCGACGAGAGAAATTCCAAAAGCAGCAAGCTCTGCTTTCAAAGATTACACGCCAGCTAAGCGCTCATGATAACCGACCAACAGCAGCTAGCTGGTCTAATGGTGACACTGAAATAG AAAGTAGCCCAAGGAGAAATGCTGCTTCAGGCGATGATTGGAGATCTGCCTTTGACGCCGGCACAAAAGGGCCAGTCAGTGACTCTTTCAAGGGGTCACCCAGATCAAAAAGTGCCGATAGCCGTGGTAGTTCTCGATATAGTGACCCGGCCCAGAATGGTGAGACCAGTCTGAATTCGGATAGTCGACGGACACCAAATAGATTACCTCCACAACCACCACACTAA
- the LOC122035780 gene encoding heat shock protein 90-5, chloroplastic-like, producing the protein MAPVLSRCSLGTSFTASLHPPSIAVRSNSARALRFRTSSFVPMALQSRGLFATAGLRCKVERMGRGMGIRCDAAVAEKGAEEASGEKFEYQAEVSRLLDLIVHSLYSHKEVFLRELVSNASDALDKLRFLSVTDPSLLSDAGDLEIRIRPDADNGTITITDTGIGMTKEELIDCLGTIAQSGTSRFLSALKENKDLGTDNGLIGQFGVGFYSAFLVAERVVVSTKSPKSDKQYVWEAVADSSSYVIKEETDPEKLIKRGTQITLFLRPDDKFEFADPSRIQGLVKNYSQFVSFPIYTWQEKSRTVEVEEEEELKEGEEPKPEGEKKKKTVTEKYWDWELANETKPIWMRNPKEVEKDEYNEFYKKTFNEFLDPLSYTHFTTEGEVEFRSVLYIPGMAPLNNEDIINPKTKNIRLYVKRVFISDDFDGELFPRYLSFVKGVVDSNDLPLNVSREILQESRIVRIMRKRLVRKTFDMIQELSENEDKEDYKKFWENFGKLLKLGCIEDSGNHKRLTPLLRFYSSKSEEELISLDQYVENMGENQNAIYYLATDSLKSAKTAPFLEKLVQKDIEVLYLVEPIDEVAIQNLQTYKEKKFVDISKEDLELGDEDEVKEREEKQEYNLLCDWMKQQLGDKVAKVQISKRLSSSPCVLVSGKFGWSANMERLMKAQTLGDTSSLEFMRGRRIFEINPDHPIVKDLNAACKNDPSSAEAKRAVDLLYDTALISSGYTPDSPAEVGNKIYEMMALALGGRWGRTDSLGAAEEADAEATSSEGSFETAEAEVVEPSEVRTEDDPWKD; encoded by the exons ATGGCGCCTGTTCTATCCAGGTGCAGCTTAGGCACTTCCTTTACTGCTTCTCTCCACCCTCCTTCCATCGCTGTGAGGTCGAATTCTGCTCGAGCTCTGAGGTTCCGGACCTCCTCGTTCGTTCCTATGGCTCTCCAGTCAAGGGGCTTGTTTGCTACCGCCGGTCTTCGATGCAAGGTTGAGCGGATGGGGCGAGGGATGGGCATCCGGTGCGACGCGGCCGTCGCCGAGAAGGGCGCCGAGGAGGCCTCAGGGGAGAAGTTTGAGTACCAGGCCGAG GTCAGCCGACTGCTGGATCTGATTGTTCATAGTCTGTACAGCCACAAAGAGGTGTTTCTTAGGGAACTTGTAAG CAATGCAAGTGATGCTCTGGACAAGTTGAGATTTTTGAGTGTGACGGATCCTTCACTACTTAGTGATGCTGGTGATTTGGAGATACGCATCAGGCCTGATGCAGATAATGGAACCATAACAATAAC AGATACTGGTATTGggatgaccaaagaagagctAATTGATTGCCTTGGAACTATTGCTCAGAGTGGAACATCAAGATTTCTAAGTGCTCTGAAG GAAAACAAAGATCTTGGGACAGACAATGGTTTGATTGGACAGTTTGGTGTTGGTTTTTATTCTGCATTCCTTGTTGCTGAGCGG GTTGTGGTGTCAACAAAAAGTCCAAAATCTGATAAACAGTATGTATGGGAAGCAGTTGCAGATAGTAGTTCATATGTCATAAAAGAAGAAACTGATCCTGAGAAGCTAATAAAACGCGGCACACAGATCACTCTATTTTTAAGA CCTGATGATAAGTTTGAATTTGCGGACCCATCACGTATCCAAGGATTGGTCAAGAATTACTCTCAGTTTGTTTCCTTTCCCATATATACTTGGCAGGAGAAATCAAGGACGGTGGAG gttgaggaagaagaggaactgAAAGAAGGAGAGGAACCCAAGCCTGAG ggtgaaaagaagaagaaaactgtAACTGAGAAGTATTGGGACTGGGAATTGGCAAATGAGACCAAACCTATATGG ATGCGAAATCCCAAGGAAGTTGAGAAAGATGAATATAATGAATTCTACAAGAAGACATTCAATGAGTTCCTGGATCCTCTTTCTTACACACACTTCACCACTGAG GGTGAGGTGGAATTTAGAAGTGTTCTCTATATACCTGGGATGGCCCCTCTAAATAATGAGGATATAATAAATCCCAAGACCAAAAACATCCGCTTGTATGTCAAACGAGTGTTTATTTCTGACGATTTTGATGGTGAATtg TTTCCTCGGTATTTAAGTTTTGTGAAGGGTGTAGTTGATTCGAATGATCTCCCTCTCAATGTTTCACGTGAGATCCTTCAAGAAAGTCGAATT GTAAGGATTATGCGAAAGAGACTTGTTAGGAAGACATTTGACATGATTCAAGAGTTGTCTGAGAACGAAGATAAAGAG GACTATAAGAAGTTCTGGGAGAATTTTGGCAAGCTTCTAAAATTGGGTTGTATTGAAGACTCTGGAAACCACAAGCGGTTGACTCCATTGCTGCgcttttactcttccaagagtgAGGAAGAATTGATAAGCTTGGATCAATACGTTGAAAATATGGGTGAAAACCAAAATGCTATATATTACTTAGCAACAGACAGCCTTAAAAGTGCCAAGACTGCCCCATTCCTGGAAAAACTTGTCCAAAAGGATATTGAA GTACTGTATCTTGTGGAACCCATTGATGAAGTTGCCATACAAAATCTCCAGACATACAAAGAAAAGAAGTTTGTTGACATCAGCAAAGAAGACCTAGAATTAG GAGATGAAGATGAGGTGAAGGAAAGAGAAGAAAAGCAAGAGTACAATCTTCTCTGCGACTGGATGAAACAGCAGCTTGGTGACAAGGTAGCAAAAGTCCAGATTTCTAAAAGGCTTAGCTCCTCGCCTTGTGTACTTGTTTCTGGCAAGTTTGGTTGGTCAGCAAACATGGAAAg ACTAATGAAAGCACAGACACTCGGTGACACATCGAGCTTGGAGTTCATGCGAGGGAGAAGAATTTTCGAAATCAATCCTGATCATCCCATTGTGAAAGATTTGAAT GCTGCCTGCAAGAATGACCCAAGCAGTGCAGAAGCAAAGAGGGCCGTGGATTTACTATATGACACAGCACTAATATCCAGTGGTTATACT CCTGACAGTCCTGCTGAAGTGGGAAACAAAATCTATGAGATGATGGCCTTGGCACTTGGTGGAAGGTGGGGAAGAACAGACTCACTGGGAGCAGCAGAAGAAGCTGATGCCGAGGCAACAAGCTCTGAGGGCAGCTTTGAGACAGCAGAGGCAGAGGTGGTCGAACCATCGGAAGTGCGGACAGAGGATGACCCTTGGAAGGATTAA
- the LOC122035776 gene encoding uncharacterized membrane protein At1g16860-like, with protein MSVRRTTHQLSSGMIVSGPPEPPKERAPSVGSTAVPYTGGDVLKSGELGKMLHIPAAGDPGVGPSRLVFKSHSWTFVRSSSGSGPVPTRKTSGPLAQIPPTGLITSRPARSSGGDTDQSPGSARGKKTEDGYGGAVTAVEEAAFAFGLSRGWRWALVAVFVAGFAAGAFVLVAVGRLVILIGVAAVAAPVAVAAVWNWARGREEVERFWRFYPNTSIDTRNLQIGKLVKITGHVTCGSIPLESSYQNIPRCIYASTELDEYRGWSGFATTALKCSTWKLKYAERHVADFYISDPDSGTRFLVRAGNGARVTSFVKPATIIEMNKENKDLSPDFISWLTKHNLPSDDRIMHLKEGYIKEGNTASIIGILRKHENLIIIDPPPDVVSTGCLWRRFFFPLSVEGLILIGDAHPDEVVYQV; from the exons ATGTCGGTGCGGAGGACCACGCACCAGTTGAGCAGCGGGATGATCGTATCTGGCCCTCCGGAGCCGCCGAAGGAGCGGGCGCCGTCGGTGGGGTCGACGGCGGTGCCATACACTGGAGGGGATGTCCTCAAGTCAGGCGAGCTAGGCAAGATGTTGCACATTCCCGCGGCGGGAGATCCCGGCGTCGGACCGTCCAGGTTAGTGTTCAAGTCTCACTCGTGGACGTTCGTACGCTCTTCCTCCGGATCCGGCCCCGTGCCGACGCGGAAGACCTCCGGGCCGCTCGCCCAGATCCCGCCCACAGGGCTAATCACCTCAAGGCCCGCGCGTTCGTCCGGGGGGGATACGGATCAGTCTCCGGGGTCTGCAAGGGGGAAGAAGACTGAGGATGGGTACGGCGGAGCGGTGACTGCGGTGGAGGAGGCAGCGTTCGCGTTCGGTTTGTCGCGGGGTTGGAGATGGGCGCTGGTGGCGGTTTTTGTGGCGGGGTTTGCGGCGGGTGCATTCGTGTTGGTAGCGGTGGGCAGGCTGGTGATTCTGATTGGGGTGGCAGCGGTGGCGGCACCGGTGGCGGTGGCGGCGGTGTGGAATTGGGCGAGGGGAAGGGAGGAAGTGGAACGATTTTGGCGGTTTTACCCGAATACTTCTATAGATACTAGAAATCTTCAAATTGGGAAGTTGGTTAAAATCACTGGG CATGTCACTTGTGGAAGCATCCCTCTTGAATCATCTTATCAAAATATCCCCAGATGTATATATGCATCCACTGAGCTGGACGAGTATAGAGGATGGAGTGGATTTGCTACTACTGCTCTCAAGTGTTCCACATGGAAACTCAAATATGCTGAG AGGCATGTTGCAGATTTCTATATATCTGACCCAGATAGTGGAACAAGGTTCCTTGTGAGAGCTGGAAATGGAGCCAGAGTGACATCTTTTGTTAAACCTGCCACTATTATTGAAATGAACAAGGAAAATAAAGATTTGTCTCCTGACTTTATAAGTTGGCTGACAAAACACAATCTTCCAAGCGATGATCGCATAATGCACCTTAAAGAAGG GTACATCAAGGAAGGCAACACCGCAAGCATTATTGGTATCCTCCGGAAGCATGAAAATCTAATCATCATCGATCCACCTCCGGATGTCGTATCAACTGGCTGTCTGTGGAGAAGATTCTTCTTTCCATTGTCAGTTGAGGGCCTTATCCTAATAGGTGATGCTCATCCAGATGAAGTGGTATATCAGGTGTAA